CGGTGCCCTCGGCGACGGCCAGATCGAGCCCGCGCAGGGCGTGGACGGCGCCGAAGCGCTTCTCCAGCCCCTCACTAAGTACAGCGTACGTAGTAGTCATGCGGCAACCATACCCCACTACGTACGCTGTACGTAACTAAGATGGTGAGCGAGGTGATGATCGATGGCAGTCCGAGGGGCCGTCCCCGAAGTGATCTGGGCGCGCCCCGAGCGCACCGGCCGGGGTCCGAAGCCGGCGTACACCCGCGACGACATCGCGGCCGCCGCCGTCCGGATCGCCGACGAGCGGGGGCTCGACGCGGTGTCGATGCGGCACGTCGCGGCCGAGCTGGGCTGCGGCACCATGTCGCTGTACAACTACGTCCCCCGCAAGGAGGACCTGCACGAGCTGATGGTGGACGCGGTCAGCGCGGAGCACGCCCCGTGGGAGCCGAGCGGGGACTGGCGCGCCGACATGCTCCGGGTGGCCCGGCAGACACGCGAGCTGATGCGCCGGCACCCCTGGGTGCCGCGTCTGATGTCACCGGTCTACGGCCTCAGCCCCAACGCCCTGCGCTATCTGGAGCACTGCTTGGCCTGCCTGGACCCGTTGGAGGAGTCCTACGGCACGAAGCTGGAGCTGATCGCGATGCTGAACGGCATCGTGACCACGTACGTCCGCAACGAACTCGACACCGCCGAGCGGGTACGGGCGCTTCCCTGGTCGGAGGACGAGGAGAACGCGGTGCGGATCGCGTATCTCGGCGGGCAGATCGCCTCCGGCGCGTATCCGAGGATGGCGGCGGCGTTCGCGGAGGATGCCGGACCGATCGATCTGGAGGCGGTTTTCGAGCGGGCGCTGGGGAGGGTACTGGACGCGTTCGGGTCGCGGTAGCCGGTGCCGGCCCCACCCCCAAGTGCCACTAGATCAGGGCGATCTGACCCTCCGGGCCCTCCTCGTGGTGGTCCAGGACCGAGGCGGGGCGGCGGGACGCCTCCGGTGCCGGGAGGATGCCCGCCTCCCGGAGGTCGGCTGCCGTGATCGAGGCCGTCGCCTTCAACTCGGCCCGCTGGGGCCGCAGTTCCGCCAGCAGGGCCACAACCGTGATCAGTTCCAGCAGTTCCGACGTCCAGGCCTGCGACCAGGTGGCCGGGCGGATCGCGGCCAGGGTGCCTGGTCCGTCCGCCGCCGTGCGGGTGGTGAACCAGGACTCCAGGACGCGGACCCCGGCCACCTCGTAGTTCCAGGCCTCCGGCGGGACGGGGGAGATGCGGCCCTCGTCGAGGTGGAGGGTCTGCTCGTCCTCGTCGTAGTGCAGGGCGAGCGGCCGGGCCGGAAGCGGTGCGCGGACGTAGGGGCGGCGGCCGCCCGGCAGCTTGGGGCGTTCACCGTCGCGGCGCATCAGCCACAGCATGCGGCGGCCCAGTTCGACGCCGGCCGACCACAGACCGGCGTCGTCGGTGAGCGGGACGGTGAGATCCGGGGCGGTGGTCGCAAGGATCCAGGACAGGACGTCCGCCGGGGCGGGGGCGCTGCCCAGGCGGTCCGACAGGTGGGCCGTCAGACCCGGTGCCAGGTTGGGCTCCTTGCCGCCGGGGCGGCGGTACAGCGGGCGGATGCGGCCGGTGCGCAGGGTCGGCAGCAGGGACGTGGCCAGGAGCGGATCCTCCTCGGCTCCCGTCTCCACCGTGAAGACCTGGTGCTCGTCCGCCACCCGCCACAGCTCCGGGCGGGCCGTGTCGATCAGCCGGTGGTCCGGGATCAGCCACTGCTCGTCGAAGGGCGCCGCCAGCACACGGACGGGCTCGGCGCAGGGCCCCCCGGCCCGGGCCAGTCGTTCGGTACCGGTGGACTGGCCGGGCAGCCGGCCCACCGCCGAGGCGAGCGTCCGGGACCGGGTCGGCTCGAACAGGGCCTCCCGGTCCGCTCCTTCGGCCTTCAGCAGGGCGTCCCAGCGGGCCCTCAGGGAGCCGGGGTCGGGTGCCGTCGGCCAGGCGCGGCCCGTCCGCAGCGGTGCGACGGACCACGGCATGAGGTCCGCGAGCAGCGGAGCGTCGTCGTGCGTCACGCAGGGCATGCTACGACAGCGCCCCGCAGGGGCGCGGGGCTGTGCCGCAGACGACCGGCGACCCGTCGCGCGCCCACCCGGCGGAGCCCTCAGGCTTCCAGCGTGACCGTGAACGAGAACCGGTCCCCCCGGTACTGGATCACCGCCACGTCCAGCACCCGCCCACCGCTGTCATACGTCACACCCGTGTAGTGCAGGATCGGACTGAGCAGCGGCACCTGGAGCAGCCGGGCGGTCTCCGGATCGGCGAGCCGTGCCTCCACCGTGTCCGTGATCCGGCTGATGTCCGCCTTGACCACGTCCCGCAGCACCTTCGTCATCGGCCAGCGGATCAGGTCCTCCAGGTCGATGCGCGCGGCGAGTTCGGGGCGGATGTGGTTCACGGCGTGGTTGGTCG
Above is a genomic segment from Streptomyces fodineus containing:
- a CDS encoding type ISP restriction/modification enzyme, which encodes MPCVTHDDAPLLADLMPWSVAPLRTGRAWPTAPDPGSLRARWDALLKAEGADREALFEPTRSRTLASAVGRLPGQSTGTERLARAGGPCAEPVRVLAAPFDEQWLIPDHRLIDTARPELWRVADEHQVFTVETGAEEDPLLATSLLPTLRTGRIRPLYRRPGGKEPNLAPGLTAHLSDRLGSAPAPADVLSWILATTAPDLTVPLTDDAGLWSAGVELGRRMLWLMRRDGERPKLPGGRRPYVRAPLPARPLALHYDEDEQTLHLDEGRISPVPPEAWNYEVAGVRVLESWFTTRTAADGPGTLAAIRPATWSQAWTSELLELITVVALLAELRPQRAELKATASITAADLREAGILPAPEASRRPASVLDHHEEGPEGQIALI
- a CDS encoding TetR/AcrR family transcriptional regulator, translated to MAVRGAVPEVIWARPERTGRGPKPAYTRDDIAAAAVRIADERGLDAVSMRHVAAELGCGTMSLYNYVPRKEDLHELMVDAVSAEHAPWEPSGDWRADMLRVARQTRELMRRHPWVPRLMSPVYGLSPNALRYLEHCLACLDPLEESYGTKLELIAMLNGIVTTYVRNELDTAERVRALPWSEDEENAVRIAYLGGQIASGAYPRMAAAFAEDAGPIDLEAVFERALGRVLDAFGSR